Within the Streptomyces sp. YIM 121038 genome, the region ACGTGTCGAACTCCAGCAGATTGCCCCGGACGAAGGGCTGTCGCGCCGGGTGCCGCAGCGCCGCGACGTCGTAGTGCACGTCGTGCGTGCGCGCCATGACCCAGATGGGCGTGATGGAGTCCGGGGCCCGTGCCGCGCCGTCCGGCTCCGGGTTGAGCAACTGCGGGTTGTAGTAGTAGAAGTCCTGCACCAGGCGCCAGCCCGCCGCGGCCAGGGCGTGCACGGCACCGGCGTGCTGCACCGCCTTGCCCGGCGCGTCGGAGAGCCAGATGCCGCCCAGCTCGAACGCGACACAGCCGTCCGGGCGCAGCACCCGGTCGAACTGCTGGAAGAACGGCAGGATCCAGTCGAGGAACTCCGCCCCCGTGCGGTCCTCGTCGGCGATGAGCCGCGGGCCCTCGAAGGGCGGCGAACAGACCACCGCGCGCACGCTGCCGTCGGGCACCCCCTCCAGCAGCGCGAGGCTGTCCCCCCAGTAGTAGGAGCCGTGTTCGGCCCCCAGAGCGCAGCGGTCCCCCGCCACAGTCGTCGTCTCGGTCACCACGGGACCCTCTCCCTTCCCTGTCGTCGTTGCGTACCGCGGCTGGTCCGGGCGGCTCACTCCGAGGCCCAGGCGATCGCGCCCCGCTCCTCGGGGGCGACGGTCTCGCCGCTGTTGGAGTAGCCGCCCAGGTAGTAGCGGAGCGTCGCGCGCCCCGTGCACACCATCGGCTCCGCGCGCTGCACGAGGCGGTAGTAGAGCTTGTCGTCCTCGCTGACCAGGCCGTCCGCGTCGGCCGCCGAGAACTCCTCCTCGAAGGGCACGTCGAGCAGCAGCTCCCGGGCGAGCAGCCAGGCGCTGGTGTCCACGGGCACCTCGAACGTCCCCGGCCGGTCCTTGATGACGTTGGAGCCCGGTACGCAGATGCCCTTGGCCACGTAGTCCGCGTACATCCGCTCCGCCTCGGCGACGCTGTTCGCCCACGGCCAGCGCGGTTCGAGGTACGGGGCGCCGTCCTTGTCGTGGAGGCCGACCTCGCTGTACACGGCACGCGCCGCGTGCGCGCGGGCCTGGTCGAGCAGGGACTGGAGGTGGTCGGGCGTCCACTCGTTGTCGTCGTCGAGGAAGGCGATCCAGGAGGAGCCGGAGAGCCGCACCCCCAGGTTGCGCAGGCGCGAGGACCGGCCGGGGCCCGACTTCTCGTGCGGCTCGCGCGGCACGTAGCGGATCTCGCAG harbors:
- a CDS encoding glycosyltransferase family 2 protein produces the protein MTANENAPGGAAPEEGGESITVVTLTRYRPVLVQRAMRSVRAQVTDVPVRHLVLIDDSEETLTALREVTDAFPRCEIRYVPREPHEKSGPGRSSRLRNLGVRLSGSSWIAFLDDDNEWTPDHLQSLLDQARAHAARAVYSEVGLHDKDGAPYLEPRWPWANSVAEAERMYADYVAKGICVPGSNVIKDRPGTFEVPVDTSAWLLARELLLDVPFEEEFSAADADGLVSEDDKLYYRLVQRAEPMVCTGRATLRYYLGGYSNSGETVAPEERGAIAWASE
- a CDS encoding site-specific DNA-methyltransferase translates to MTETTTVAGDRCALGAEHGSYYWGDSLALLEGVPDGSVRAVVCSPPFEGPRLIADEDRTGAEFLDWILPFFQQFDRVLRPDGCVAFELGGIWLSDAPGKAVQHAGAVHALAAAGWRLVQDFYYYNPQLLNPEPDGAARAPDSITPIWVMARTHDVHYDVAALRHPARQPFVRGNLLEFDTSGVYDQAYEKVLAETSLHPYVDRWPTVVPELFVELLTEPGDLVLDPFAGSGATCFAAERLRRRWLGFELDRGLEQHVRAMFAARRAG